One region of Prinia subflava isolate CZ2003 ecotype Zambia chromosome 6, Cam_Psub_1.2, whole genome shotgun sequence genomic DNA includes:
- the ZDBF2 gene encoding DBF4-type zinc finger-containing protein 2 isoform X2: MGTAPCDGMREVSCTANGLLSNICCLLVWSQLWWMRKIGDSKMFERIKRSDEASASSAQGIQRHGVEGSRQQDSSSSLHRRGQEHPRPGASTLQNRQGYCNCCHVHYSNLEQHIFSSQHRHFATYCRNRMGTSSLMERFLQDVLQHHPHRYHDSRPTYDDMPLPVTLEAPRISCLSSEEMQKKRNSEKQEISSKDQESISEIGSSVPCLSREGTKKTSVIQAGFQKLQRGQERVSGISQQSTGVCSDKKWVTLKNARIANHSHEGQFTAVSPVPQQFSLSPTSHSSSVNPKTGKNMRDLAASNLFLCSGRDEGTKELCNSDVLLNPRLNPTPALVHPKRPSVSHQNPTHSHSNSSFITSGQSLSKRDSLRTQDETLVSDLQLRDTVGISSSLDLGTSPQLVRCKNMKTDRGDESSVDETIEDVILKYCHETTCEETYFKEENNPSVPFSSLLDHTNLEGSEMSFDCDAPIQVGTDLPKAAIKDIEFLKEVQVCLQDKDYGTQLSSVLKTESLEKIETVKKHVTVHTEEPVLPALPHVPPSFVGKTWSQIMYEDDIKIEELVRDFREGRFRCYFNSESSTKCTGKRMKKKKQKDEKRINIIESNRTESAPVKALPEFNDALSGGSDLDNPSLASDTLCNPKTVKMPRKRTWRLASRCQVVKVSHGTQTSLLNYPVAKRKMSRRESDPADQKASIAWLENEKTPNMKTRLCALKLPESYSKIMSPVQPKTVVYVLSCPEAKQCKGKPIDIPKMRKNRHSTDSKDSVRYKYKQCSLKYYDPLTNRILKTPPKSTVGEKAKKPSHVRQLFRSLSFDANTRKQADTQRESTPSKSLNCSDFCSSSSASFLPDRDKGNDAALSQKADGPSVSTERTDCLVSENSFKHLIISPLNSVIEGDYRLIPFNRITKTPLTSIRSEWLEKETPKAIWKRKEGTNKEPVFSRKAAGSKSVRCTIGRRGNRVTTGKQTSRTKKQQKEGMRRQLQPCAQKSAFSIHRYQTRKTTMGKHPKKEKPDAKKLKPAPGRRKRKKRRS, encoded by the exons ATGGGAACGGCGCCTTGCG ATGGGATGAGAGAAGTGTCCTGCACTGCAAATGGCCTCCTGTCCAACATTTGTTGCTTGCTAGTCTGGAGTCAGCTTTGGTGGATGAGGAAGATTGGTGACTCTAAG ATGTTTGAGAGAATCAAACGATCTGATGAAgcttctgcttcttcagcaCAAG gAATCCAAAGACATGGTGTTGAGGGCTCTCGACAGCAGGACAGCAGTAGCAG TTTACACAGAAGAGGACAAGAACATCCTCGACCTGGAGCATCCACTTTGCAAAATAGGCAAGGATACTGCAACTGTTGCCACGTACACTACAGTAATCTGGAACAG CACATtttcagctcccagcacaggcattTTGCAACATACTGTAGGAATCGTATGGGTACCAGCAGCTTGATGGAGCGTTTCCTGCAAGATGTTCTACAGCACCATCCCCACAGATACCATGACAGCAG ACCAACCTATGATGACATGCCACTCCCCGTCACTCTGGAGGCTCCTAGGATTTCTTGCCTGTCCTCAGAAGAGATGCAGAAGAAGAGGAACAGTGAGAAACAGGAGATTTCCAGCAAAGACCAGGAGTCCATTAGTGAAATAGGCTCTTCTGTTCCTTGCCTGTCTCGTGAGGGCACAAAGAAAACTTCTGTAATACAAGCAGGTTTTCAAAAACTTCAACGAGGCCAGGAACGTGTTTCAGGAATATCCCAGCAGTCTACTGGCGTTTGTAGCGATAAGAAATGGGTAACTCTGAAAAATGCTCGGATTGCAAATCATAGCCATGAAGGTCAGTTTACAGCTGTGAGCCCTGTACCTCAGCAGTTTTCTCTCAGTCCTACAAGCCACAGTTCCTCTGTTAATcctaaaacaggaaaaaacatgaGGGATTTGGCAGCATCAAATTTGTTTCTGTGCAGCGGACGTGATGAAGGAACAAAGGAGCTCTGCAATAGTGATGTGTTATTGAACCCACGTTTGAATCCTACTCCGGCACTGGTTCACCCAAAACGCCCTTCAGTTTCTCATCAGAATCCtacacacagccacagcaatTCTTCCTTTATTACCTCAGGTCAATCTCTCTCAAAGCGAGATAGTTTACGAACTCAGGATGAAACTTTGGTGTCTGATCTCCAGCTCAGGGATACTGTGGGTATCAGCAGCTCCCTAGATCTTGGGACATCCCCACAACTGGTAAGATGCAAAAACATGAAGACAGACAGAGGTGATGAAAGTTCAGTGGATGAAACTATTGAAGATGTAATTTTGAAATACTGCCATGAAACTACATGTGAAGAAACTTATTTCAAAGAGGAGAATAATCCCAGTGTACCTTTTTCATCACTTCTGGACCATACTAATTTAGAGGGCTCTGAAATGAGTTTTGACTGTGATGCACCAATACAGGTAGGAACAGATTTACCCAAGGCAGCTATAAAGGATATAGAATTCCTGAAAGAGGTCCAAGTATGTTTGCAAGATAAAGACTATGGAACACAGctctcttctgttttaaaaactgagTCATTAGAGAAAATAGAAACAGTGAAAAAGCATGTCACAGTTCATACCGAAGAACCAGttcttccagccctgcctcacgTGCCTCCTTCTTTTGTGGGAAAAACTTGGTCTCAAATAATGTATGAAGATGATATAAAAATTGAAGAGCTTGTACGTGATTTCAGGGAAGGTCGTTTTCGCTGCTACTTTAACAGTGAATCCTCAACCAAATGTACAgggaaaagaatgaagaaaaaaaagcagaaggatgAAAAAAGGATCAATATTATTGAGAGTAATAGAACAGAAAGTGCACCGGTTAAAGCATTGCCAGAATTTAATGATGCTTTAAGTGGTGGCTCTGATTTAGATAACCCATCTTTAGCCTCAGATACACTATGCAACCcaaaaactgtaaaaatgcCTAGGAAAAGGACGTGGCGCCTGGCTTCAAGGTGTCAGGTGGTCAAAGTCAGCCATGGCACCCAAACAAGTCTGCTGAACTACCCTGtggcaaaaaggaaaatgtctAGAAGAGAATCTGATCCAGCTGATCAGAAAGCAAGCATTGCATGGCTGGAGAatgaaaaaactccaaacatGAAAACTAGACTATGTGCCCTTAAGCTTCCAGAGTCCTATAGCAAGATCATGAGTCCTGTACAGCCCAAGACAGTGGTGTATGTACTCTCGTGCCCAGAGGCAAAACAGTGCAAAGGTAAACCTATAGATATTCCCAAAATGAGGAAGAATCGTCACTCCACAGATAGCAAGGACTCTGTAAGGTATAAATACAAACAGTGTTCTCTCAAATATTATGACCCACTGACAAATCGAATTCTGAAAACGCCTCCAAAGAGTACAGTTGGAGAAAAGGCCAAAAAGCCCTCTCATGTTCGCCAGCTTTTCAGAAGTCTCAGCTTTGATGCAAACACAAGGAAACAAGCTGATACGCAGAGAGAAAGCACACCATCAAAGTCACTCAATTGCTCAGATTTCTGTAGCTCTTCTTCAGCATCTTTCCTGCCAGATCGAGATAAAGGGAATGATGCAGCCTTAAGTCAAAAGGCAGATGGACCTTCTGTTTCCACAGAAAGAACAGATTGTCTTGTATCTGAGAACTCTTTTAAACACCTGATCATTTCACCTTTGAACTCTGTGATAGAAGGAGACTATAGATTAATTCCATTTAATAGAATTACCAAAACTCCTCTGACCTCTATCAGGAGTGAGTGGTTAGAGAAGGAGACTCCAAAAGCAAtatggaagagaaaagaaggcaCTAATAAAGAACCAgttttttccagaaaagctgcaggatCTAAGTCTGTCAGATGTACTATtgggaggagaggaaacagAGTAACCACAGGCAAACAAACGTCCAGAACtaaaaaacagcagaaagaggGGATGAGAAGACAACTCCAGCCTTGTGCCCAGAAATCTGCTTTCTCCATCCACAGGTACCAGACAAGGAAAACTACAATGGGAAAGCACCCTAAGAAAGAAAAGCCTGATGCTAAAAAATTAAAG ccAGCACCTGGAAGAAGGAAGCGGAAAAAAAGGAGGTCATAG
- the ZDBF2 gene encoding DBF4-type zinc finger-containing protein 2 isoform X1, whose protein sequence is MREVSCTANGLLSNICCLLVWSQLWWMRKIGDSKMFERIKRSDEASASSAQGIQRHGVEGSRQQDSSSSLHRRGQEHPRPGASTLQNRQGYCNCCHVHYSNLEQHIFSSQHRHFATYCRNRMGTSSLMERFLQDVLQHHPHRYHDSRPTYDDMPLPVTLEAPRISCLSSEEMQKKRNSEKQEISSKDQESISEIGSSVPCLSREGTKKTSVIQAGFQKLQRGQERVSGISQQSTGVCSDKKWVTLKNARIANHSHEGQFTAVSPVPQQFSLSPTSHSSSVNPKTGKNMRDLAASNLFLCSGRDEGTKELCNSDVLLNPRLNPTPALVHPKRPSVSHQNPTHSHSNSSFITSGQSLSKRDSLRTQDETLVSDLQLRDTVGISSSLDLGTSPQLVRCKNMKTDRGDESSVDETIEDVILKYCHETTCEETYFKEENNPSVPFSSLLDHTNLEGSEMSFDCDAPIQVGTDLPKAAIKDIEFLKEVQVCLQDKDYGTQLSSVLKTESLEKIETVKKHVTVHTEEPVLPALPHVPPSFVGKTWSQIMYEDDIKIEELVRDFREGRFRCYFNSESSTKCTGKRMKKKKQKDEKRINIIESNRTESAPVKALPEFNDALSGGSDLDNPSLASDTLCNPKTVKMPRKRTWRLASRCQVVKVSHGTQTSLLNYPVAKRKMSRRESDPADQKASIAWLENEKTPNMKTRLCALKLPESYSKIMSPVQPKTVVYVLSCPEAKQCKGKPIDIPKMRKNRHSTDSKDSVRYKYKQCSLKYYDPLTNRILKTPPKSTVGEKAKKPSHVRQLFRSLSFDANTRKQADTQRESTPSKSLNCSDFCSSSSASFLPDRDKGNDAALSQKADGPSVSTERTDCLVSENSFKHLIISPLNSVIEGDYRLIPFNRITKTPLTSIRSEWLEKETPKAIWKRKEGTNKEPVFSRKAAGSKSVRCTIGRRGNRVTTGKQTSRTKKQQKEGMRRQLQPCAQKSAFSIHRYQTRKTTMGKHPKKEKPDAKKLKVRRKPKRPFLNSTVVTGIPEKRQKVTSESFPKKPEQASSKVRKWEVSGDQGHPGTVSRPSRRTSAVPLLRNCLVLPGES, encoded by the exons ATGAGAGAAGTGTCCTGCACTGCAAATGGCCTCCTGTCCAACATTTGTTGCTTGCTAGTCTGGAGTCAGCTTTGGTGGATGAGGAAGATTGGTGACTCTAAG ATGTTTGAGAGAATCAAACGATCTGATGAAgcttctgcttcttcagcaCAAG gAATCCAAAGACATGGTGTTGAGGGCTCTCGACAGCAGGACAGCAGTAGCAG TTTACACAGAAGAGGACAAGAACATCCTCGACCTGGAGCATCCACTTTGCAAAATAGGCAAGGATACTGCAACTGTTGCCACGTACACTACAGTAATCTGGAACAG CACATtttcagctcccagcacaggcattTTGCAACATACTGTAGGAATCGTATGGGTACCAGCAGCTTGATGGAGCGTTTCCTGCAAGATGTTCTACAGCACCATCCCCACAGATACCATGACAGCAG ACCAACCTATGATGACATGCCACTCCCCGTCACTCTGGAGGCTCCTAGGATTTCTTGCCTGTCCTCAGAAGAGATGCAGAAGAAGAGGAACAGTGAGAAACAGGAGATTTCCAGCAAAGACCAGGAGTCCATTAGTGAAATAGGCTCTTCTGTTCCTTGCCTGTCTCGTGAGGGCACAAAGAAAACTTCTGTAATACAAGCAGGTTTTCAAAAACTTCAACGAGGCCAGGAACGTGTTTCAGGAATATCCCAGCAGTCTACTGGCGTTTGTAGCGATAAGAAATGGGTAACTCTGAAAAATGCTCGGATTGCAAATCATAGCCATGAAGGTCAGTTTACAGCTGTGAGCCCTGTACCTCAGCAGTTTTCTCTCAGTCCTACAAGCCACAGTTCCTCTGTTAATcctaaaacaggaaaaaacatgaGGGATTTGGCAGCATCAAATTTGTTTCTGTGCAGCGGACGTGATGAAGGAACAAAGGAGCTCTGCAATAGTGATGTGTTATTGAACCCACGTTTGAATCCTACTCCGGCACTGGTTCACCCAAAACGCCCTTCAGTTTCTCATCAGAATCCtacacacagccacagcaatTCTTCCTTTATTACCTCAGGTCAATCTCTCTCAAAGCGAGATAGTTTACGAACTCAGGATGAAACTTTGGTGTCTGATCTCCAGCTCAGGGATACTGTGGGTATCAGCAGCTCCCTAGATCTTGGGACATCCCCACAACTGGTAAGATGCAAAAACATGAAGACAGACAGAGGTGATGAAAGTTCAGTGGATGAAACTATTGAAGATGTAATTTTGAAATACTGCCATGAAACTACATGTGAAGAAACTTATTTCAAAGAGGAGAATAATCCCAGTGTACCTTTTTCATCACTTCTGGACCATACTAATTTAGAGGGCTCTGAAATGAGTTTTGACTGTGATGCACCAATACAGGTAGGAACAGATTTACCCAAGGCAGCTATAAAGGATATAGAATTCCTGAAAGAGGTCCAAGTATGTTTGCAAGATAAAGACTATGGAACACAGctctcttctgttttaaaaactgagTCATTAGAGAAAATAGAAACAGTGAAAAAGCATGTCACAGTTCATACCGAAGAACCAGttcttccagccctgcctcacgTGCCTCCTTCTTTTGTGGGAAAAACTTGGTCTCAAATAATGTATGAAGATGATATAAAAATTGAAGAGCTTGTACGTGATTTCAGGGAAGGTCGTTTTCGCTGCTACTTTAACAGTGAATCCTCAACCAAATGTACAgggaaaagaatgaagaaaaaaaagcagaaggatgAAAAAAGGATCAATATTATTGAGAGTAATAGAACAGAAAGTGCACCGGTTAAAGCATTGCCAGAATTTAATGATGCTTTAAGTGGTGGCTCTGATTTAGATAACCCATCTTTAGCCTCAGATACACTATGCAACCcaaaaactgtaaaaatgcCTAGGAAAAGGACGTGGCGCCTGGCTTCAAGGTGTCAGGTGGTCAAAGTCAGCCATGGCACCCAAACAAGTCTGCTGAACTACCCTGtggcaaaaaggaaaatgtctAGAAGAGAATCTGATCCAGCTGATCAGAAAGCAAGCATTGCATGGCTGGAGAatgaaaaaactccaaacatGAAAACTAGACTATGTGCCCTTAAGCTTCCAGAGTCCTATAGCAAGATCATGAGTCCTGTACAGCCCAAGACAGTGGTGTATGTACTCTCGTGCCCAGAGGCAAAACAGTGCAAAGGTAAACCTATAGATATTCCCAAAATGAGGAAGAATCGTCACTCCACAGATAGCAAGGACTCTGTAAGGTATAAATACAAACAGTGTTCTCTCAAATATTATGACCCACTGACAAATCGAATTCTGAAAACGCCTCCAAAGAGTACAGTTGGAGAAAAGGCCAAAAAGCCCTCTCATGTTCGCCAGCTTTTCAGAAGTCTCAGCTTTGATGCAAACACAAGGAAACAAGCTGATACGCAGAGAGAAAGCACACCATCAAAGTCACTCAATTGCTCAGATTTCTGTAGCTCTTCTTCAGCATCTTTCCTGCCAGATCGAGATAAAGGGAATGATGCAGCCTTAAGTCAAAAGGCAGATGGACCTTCTGTTTCCACAGAAAGAACAGATTGTCTTGTATCTGAGAACTCTTTTAAACACCTGATCATTTCACCTTTGAACTCTGTGATAGAAGGAGACTATAGATTAATTCCATTTAATAGAATTACCAAAACTCCTCTGACCTCTATCAGGAGTGAGTGGTTAGAGAAGGAGACTCCAAAAGCAAtatggaagagaaaagaaggcaCTAATAAAGAACCAgttttttccagaaaagctgcaggatCTAAGTCTGTCAGATGTACTATtgggaggagaggaaacagAGTAACCACAGGCAAACAAACGTCCAGAACtaaaaaacagcagaaagaggGGATGAGAAGACAACTCCAGCCTTGTGCCCAGAAATCTGCTTTCTCCATCCACAGGTACCAGACAAGGAAAACTACAATGGGAAAGCACCCTAAGAAAGAAAAGCCTGATGCTAAAAAATTAAAGGTGAGGAGGAAACCAAAAAGGCCCTTTCTGAACTCAACAGTTGTAACAGGGATTcctgaaaaaaggcagaaagtcACATCAGAATCTTTTCCCAAGAAACCAGAGCAAGCTTCCTCCAAAGTCAGGAAGTGGGAAGTAAGTGGAGATCAGGGTCATCCTGGCACTGTGAGCCGGCCCTCTAGAAGAACTTCTGCTGTACCATTACTTCGAAACTGTCTTGTTCTACCAGGTGAGAGCTAG